A section of the Agrococcus sp. SGAir0287 genome encodes:
- a CDS encoding ABC transporter permease: MSAVPASAATAAPVPEGPSPARPRRGATARMLRSPMGIGVAIGTIWFAATFLVMPNVTLLQATFAPDGQPSLSAVERLLSSERALRSLGNSVLLAATLAVTVNVVGIFIVLVTGWFRMHGRRALWLGYATTFIYGGIVLATGYAFIYGRYGFVTNALANVWPGLDRDWFSGFVAVVLVMTFATTTNHMLFLSAALAKIDHQSIEAARLMGASNWTILRRIVLPTLRPMIFAVTVLTFLTGLGALTAPLVLGGQDFQTVAPMILSFSRSATSRDVAALLAILLGLATIVLLAILNRVERGGTYFAVAKVASPLEPQAFRTRWGSAIMHVLAWALWLVYVFPVLCAITFSFVDASAVTSGSITLEDLTLEHWVTVLTSADALRPFIVSVVYSAVASIVVVLGLVLVARSITRWRGWLSSVLEYVLHIPWILPTILIALGLVITFDRPQWLVGGQVLQGTILILGIAYVIVKIPFTLRLLKAAFAGVPDELEDAARILGAGQLTTIRRVVVPIIAPTMAAVTALNFTSLVDDYDAAVFLYHPLAEPLGIAIRRATEGEANVQAMSITFVYTVLLMVVQGLVLWLVYGRGLRRRRG, translated from the coding sequence ATGAGCGCCGTGCCCGCGAGCGCCGCGACCGCCGCACCCGTCCCCGAGGGGCCGTCGCCCGCGCGCCCGCGCCGGGGCGCGACGGCGCGCATGCTGCGCTCGCCGATGGGCATCGGCGTCGCGATCGGGACGATCTGGTTCGCCGCCACCTTCCTGGTCATGCCGAACGTCACGCTGCTGCAGGCGACGTTCGCGCCCGACGGTCAGCCGTCGCTCTCGGCGGTCGAGCGCCTGCTCTCGAGCGAGCGCGCCCTGCGCTCGCTGGGCAACAGCGTCCTGCTCGCCGCGACGCTCGCCGTCACGGTCAACGTCGTCGGCATCTTCATCGTGCTCGTGACCGGGTGGTTCCGGATGCACGGGCGGCGCGCGCTGTGGCTCGGCTACGCGACGACGTTCATCTACGGCGGCATCGTGCTCGCCACGGGCTACGCCTTCATCTACGGTCGGTACGGCTTCGTCACGAACGCGCTCGCGAACGTGTGGCCGGGTCTCGACCGCGACTGGTTCTCGGGCTTCGTCGCCGTCGTGCTCGTCATGACCTTCGCGACGACGACGAACCACATGCTGTTCCTCTCCGCGGCGCTCGCGAAGATCGACCACCAGTCGATCGAGGCGGCACGCCTCATGGGCGCGTCGAACTGGACGATCCTGCGCCGCATCGTGCTGCCGACGCTGCGGCCCATGATCTTCGCCGTCACGGTGCTGACGTTCCTCACGGGCCTCGGAGCCCTCACCGCGCCGCTCGTGCTCGGCGGGCAGGACTTCCAGACCGTCGCGCCCATGATCCTGTCGTTCTCGCGCTCGGCGACCTCGCGCGACGTCGCCGCGCTGCTCGCGATCCTGCTCGGCCTCGCGACGATCGTGCTGCTCGCGATCCTCAACCGCGTCGAGCGCGGCGGCACGTACTTCGCGGTCGCGAAGGTCGCCTCGCCGCTCGAGCCGCAGGCGTTCCGCACCCGCTGGGGCTCGGCGATCATGCACGTGCTCGCCTGGGCGCTCTGGCTCGTCTACGTCTTCCCGGTGCTGTGCGCCATCACGTTCTCGTTCGTCGACGCCTCGGCCGTGACGAGCGGCTCGATCACGCTCGAGGACCTCACGCTCGAGCACTGGGTCACCGTGCTCACCTCGGCCGACGCGCTGCGACCCTTCATCGTGTCCGTCGTGTACTCGGCCGTCGCATCCATCGTCGTCGTGCTGGGCCTCGTGCTCGTCGCGCGCTCGATCACCCGCTGGCGCGGATGGCTCTCGAGCGTCCTCGAGTACGTGCTGCACATCCCGTGGATCCTGCCGACGATCCTCATCGCGCTCGGCCTCGTCATCACGTTCGACCGGCCCCAGTGGCTCGTCGGCGGGCAGGTGCTGCAGGGCACGATCCTCATCCTCGGCATCGCCTACGTCATCGTGAAGATCCCCTTCACGCTGCGGCTGCTCAAGGCCGCGTTCGCGGGCGTGCCGGACGAGCTCGAGGACGCAGCCCGCATCCTCGGCGCCGGGCAGCTCACGACCATCCGCCGCGTCGTCGTGCCGATCATCGCGCCGACGATGGCGGCGGTCACCGCCCTCAACTTCACGAGCCTCGTCGACGACTACGATGCGGCCGTGTTCCTCTACCACCCGCTCGCGGAGCCGCTCGGCATCGCGATCCGGCGGGCGACGGAGGGCGAGGCGAACGTGCAGGCGATGTCGATCACGTTCGTCTACACGGTGCTGCTCATGGTCGTGCAGGGCCTCGTGCTCTGGCTCGTGTACGGCCGCGGCCTGCGGAGGCGGCGTGGCTGA
- a CDS encoding ABC transporter ATP-binding protein, translating to MIRFDGVRVAFGDHIALHGLDLEIAEGEFCTLLGPSGCGKTTALRALAGFVEPTSGSVHVAGRDVTRVPSEQRGVGMVFQSYALFPSMTVRENIAFGLSVQRVAKAEQRERVDRAAEQVGLRPEQLSRGVAELSGGQQQRVAIARALVLEPSILLLDEPLSNLDAKLRVQLRGELQRLQRDVGITTVYVTHDQEEALALSDRIAVLSEGRLEQLGSPREVYEQPASAFVCDFVGEATRLTAEQRRVLAPGALDDVDAWVRPEHVAIDDAGVQGTVREHAYRGASTLLEVDVAGDVLRVESASADAASLSLGDAVRVRLDVDRVHRFPVAA from the coding sequence ATGATCCGCTTCGACGGCGTCCGCGTCGCGTTCGGCGACCACATCGCGCTGCACGGGCTCGACCTCGAGATCGCCGAGGGGGAGTTCTGCACCCTGCTCGGACCCTCTGGCTGCGGCAAGACCACGGCGCTGCGTGCGCTCGCCGGCTTCGTCGAGCCCACGTCGGGCTCGGTGCACGTCGCCGGGCGCGACGTCACCCGCGTGCCGAGCGAGCAGCGCGGCGTCGGCATGGTCTTCCAGAGCTACGCGCTCTTCCCGAGCATGACGGTGCGCGAGAACATCGCGTTCGGCCTGTCGGTGCAGCGGGTCGCGAAGGCCGAGCAGCGCGAACGCGTCGACCGCGCCGCGGAGCAGGTGGGGCTGCGGCCCGAGCAGCTCTCGCGGGGCGTCGCGGAGCTCTCGGGCGGCCAGCAGCAGCGCGTGGCCATCGCCCGCGCGCTCGTGCTCGAGCCGTCGATCCTCCTGCTCGACGAGCCGCTGTCGAACCTCGACGCGAAGCTGCGCGTGCAGCTGCGCGGTGAGCTGCAGCGCCTGCAGCGCGACGTCGGCATCACCACGGTCTACGTCACGCACGACCAGGAGGAGGCGCTCGCGCTGTCGGACCGGATCGCGGTGCTCTCCGAGGGCAGGCTCGAGCAGCTCGGCTCGCCCCGCGAGGTGTACGAGCAGCCTGCGAGCGCCTTCGTGTGCGACTTCGTCGGCGAGGCGACGCGCCTGACGGCCGAGCAGCGGCGGGTCCTCGCCCCTGGCGCCCTCGACGACGTCGATGCCTGGGTGCGCCCCGAGCACGTCGCGATCGACGACGCCGGCGTGCAGGGGACCGTGCGCGAGCACGCCTATCGGGGCGCGTCGACGCTGCTCGAGGTCGACGTCGCCGGCGACGTGCTGCGCGTCGAGTCGGCGAGCGCCGACGCCGCGTCGCTCAGCCTCGGCGACGCCGTGCGCGTGCGGCTCGACGTCGACCGCGTGCACCGATTCCCCGTCGCCGCATGA